Proteins from a single region of Streptomyces sp. HUAS 15-9:
- a CDS encoding M50 family metallopeptidase, translating into MDSTAATALPDLWDRLVGTQPDPDLWVVIATLVAALAAVVPPSVWRVARNAITIAHEGGHGLVALVTGRRLTGIRLHSDTSGLTVSRGKPTGPGMILTAAAGYTAPPLLGLGGAALLAAGHITLLLWAATALLVAMLLMIRNAYGALTVIVTGAAFLLVSWLAGPQVQAAFAYAVVWFLLFGGVRPAFELQVKRARGGAGDSDADQLSRLTHVPAGLWLFLFHAVSLCSLFIGGSRLLEG; encoded by the coding sequence TGGACAGCACCGCCGCCACCGCGCTGCCCGACCTCTGGGACCGTCTCGTCGGCACCCAGCCCGACCCCGATCTGTGGGTGGTGATCGCCACCCTGGTCGCCGCGCTCGCCGCGGTCGTCCCGCCCTCCGTGTGGCGCGTCGCGCGCAACGCGATCACCATCGCCCACGAGGGCGGCCACGGCCTGGTGGCGCTGGTCACCGGCCGCCGATTGACGGGCATACGCCTGCACTCCGACACCAGTGGCCTGACCGTGAGCCGGGGCAAGCCGACCGGCCCGGGCATGATCCTCACCGCGGCGGCCGGCTACACCGCTCCCCCGCTGCTGGGCCTGGGTGGCGCCGCGCTGCTGGCCGCCGGGCACATCACGCTGCTGCTGTGGGCGGCGACCGCCCTGCTCGTCGCCATGCTGCTCATGATCCGGAACGCCTACGGGGCGCTGACGGTGATCGTCACGGGCGCGGCCTTCCTGCTGGTGTCCTGGCTCGCCGGTCCCCAGGTGCAGGCGGCGTTCGCTTATGCGGTGGTGTGGTTCCTGCTGTTCGGCGGGGTGCGCCCGGCCTTCGAACTCCAGGTCAAGCGTGCACGCGGTGGAGCGGGCGACTCGGACGCGGACCAACTGTCCCGCCTGACGCACGTCCCCGCGGGCCTGTGGCTGTTCCTGTTCCACGCGGTGTCACTGTGCTCGCTGTTCATCGGGGGCAGCCGGCTGCTGGAGGGATGA